GAGTTCGTTTGTTGTAAACATCTGCTGCACAGTTTTTGCAATGTCTTTGCTGTCTAAACTACGCTGTATCACTCTTGATGTTACTGgtacactaatagcttacaaAGGGGAGCTCGGTGACTACTATTGCATGGCAGCAAAATCTGTTGGACTACCTTGCCCTGATTATAAGCGTGTGCATGAGGGCTTCAAATATGCTTACACGGAAATGGCGAGAGAATATCCTTGTTTTGGGCATGCAGCTAAGATGCCTAACATTGTCTGGTGGAAGACATGTGTGAGAAATTCCTTTGTCGGGGTGAGATCATTGATCCTTGTGTAACTTTATCAGGAATACTTCACTTATCATTGCATGTCATACAGTGTTGAGTCAGTTCATAATGTCTTTAAGGAGACAAGAACTATTTCAATGATTCACACATTTTCAACTTTTTAACATGGCAAGAGTAGCCTCCTTGTGGCTATGTAGTTTGCGGTAATAACAAAGGTCATGACTGAGATGTTTTGGGCTATCAATGTTTCCCTTGATTCCATCAAAGCAAcgttttgataaataatgtttGTTTTCTGGCAGGCTGGATATGATTACGACGAAGAGACATTTGAAAAGGTGTTTCGACGCATATATGCGTCCTTTGGGTCATCAGCTCCTTACAGTGTCTTCCCGGACTCCCGGCCATTTCTGAGTTGGTTACGTGAAAAAGGTCTTACAGTTGGCCTCATTAGCAATGCTGAATACCGTTACAAGGACGTTATTCTTCCTGCCTTAGGCTTGAATCAGGTACATGACTATTTTCTACGAACGGTAGCACTTGTTATTGTAGTACTGCACTGCTGCTTTGTTTGCTTGATCCATTTGGGTGACCACAGTTTGGCACTAATGAGTCTGTAACTAAGAAACATTACAGCATCGCGGCCCTATAAACGTATGTTTGTATTTATGTTTGGATTGGCAAGCATAGGAAACATACTGACACAGACTCtcactctctgtctctctctctgagAAAACCAGGGATCCGAGTGGGACTTTGGAGTGTTCTCCGGCCTTGAAGGTATCGAGAAACCAGAcccaaaaatttatcaaattgcaATTGAGAGGGCTGGAAATGTTGCACCGGAAGAAGTTCTGCATATCGGTGACAGTATGCGCAAAGATTACGTGCCAGCAAAGAGTGTTGGAATGCATGCATTGCTACTGGACAGATTTAAGACTCCTGATGCCAAGGAGTGGATAAAATCTGGTGCAATTGTACTTCCTGACTTGGTGGCAGTACAGGAAATGCTTAGTTCAGACAAGTTGACAACAGACTTATAGACATCGCTTTGCTGAAGATGCTGATATTTGTGTAATTCTCTCTTCCACTACCTGTGTCGCCCACCTTTGATATGCAATATATGATGAAACTTTGGCAgattcaagtgtttttttttttttgtgggggaAATAATTACAATGGCTTTGTACTAGCATTGTTATTGATATTGTGCTGGAAAGTAATTGAAttagaggatttttttttttccattttttctaTGATGCATAATTATGAACTGTGAAGTTGCCTACCAGATTTGTCGTTTTCTGTCGAAGAGGCTAAAAACCCAACTCTCCGTGTTAGGACCCGTCTAGATGAACTTCTTAGGGTTCCAGAAACCACACAGGAATGACATCCCCTACAGTTGGAATTTTCTTTAGGGTTCTACAGAGagcaaattttttttgtaaattggcAAGCTTGTGAATTCAGTAGAAGTAGTAGTGTTTTATCCTCCTCATTGGATTGTGACTTCCAAATTCTCCAAATCAGCCAATATCTTCTCATACTCACTCAAATGATCTGACATAGTGCTACTTGCTTGGAAACGAAACAACTTCTTCTTCAAATAGATCCTATTCTCAATACTCTTCGTCATGAAATTGGCCTCAAGTTTCTGTCCCAAGTCCTTTGCCCTagtaatttcaattttttttacaaacaCAACTGAAATAGCTATTCCATCAAACTTCTCTACTTTAAACGTAACATTCGAAATAGCTATCCCATAAGATGAACCCAATGTAgaagatgacgatgatgatgtaTCTCTCTTTAGATTCTTCTCACTCATCTTCTACCCAACAATACTCAGTCAATCCCAAGCGAAAATCAAGGGCCTAAGGTGTGAAACAACTAGCTAAACCACAAGTGAAAACCCCGAGAATCCAAGAATCACAAATCTAGACTCCGATACCAATTTATTGAAAATCACCAATAATACCCACAATAATAGCACCAAATCGATTGACTGAATCAAACAAATCCAACCTAAGCTAAGTAGAGAATCAAACAACCAATAATATCAAAGCGATAAAAAGTCAAAATGACGATATATATGATTCGGCACACAAAGACCTACGTCCACGGACAACAAAGAAGCAATTTCACTATATGTAGAAGTTTACAAACGAGATACTACCCAATATATGTAGAACAAACCCACTTTAGACGCTATCTTGTTCCTACAAGTTCTCTCAACAAGAAACCAATAGAGAAGACAACAAAGATAAGAAACTCACTTACCCAGAAGGCGATCAGAACCCCAAGAGCTGCTCTCTCGCCTATCTCTTGGATCCCTCCAttctctctcaagtgtttcCCCTTTGcaagtgctctctctctctctctctgtgtttcaAGATTACAAACAAAAAAGCCCTAAAATGCTATTTAAAGTTGTCAGGCGAATTGTAGTATCTTGTCAGGTGTCTGGACTTCTTGGATATCTGTCTGGACAGATGCTCTTCTGACCTGAAATTGGCCTAAATGTTTGGACGGTAACAATAGTAACAGATGCAGAAACAAGCCAAAAACTCCACAGTAACAATTTTCATTCTCCACCGATTAATAATCACCTTCCATCGGTGAATTAACATTGCACCCTATTGGTTATGCTATACCACATCAGCATATAATGTGACGTATCGGAACCACTTAATATCTTCTCCAAAGAGTTGGCTGGGAGTATGAGAATACTAATACATTAGTTACATATAAAAATACAttagttatatatattatagttaCATATAAAAATACATGTAACTAGAGTTGGCTGGGAGTATGAGAATACTAATACACATGATTGGAGTACTCTTACATTAGTTAAATACATGGTAATagtatattattttctttgcagtaaaaaaattattgaggtgTCTGGCACTATGACTTGTTATATAttgtagaaaaataggagcaattgtagagaagaatagaggcaatatttgatgTGTATGTATGTTAATCAAACaatacaattacaacctcatatatataaggatcaaacattacactttaagacaaatgttccataatttgatgagcaaattatgggacaaaggttccataatttgaggagcaaattatgggacaaattatgccataatttgaggagcaaattatgccataatttgaggagcaaattatgccataatttgaggatttaatgtcaatactccccctcaagctggatcaagaggattgattgagccaagcttggacaataatcggtgaaaatgaccagaagacaaaacctttgtaaaaacatcagcaagttgatcatgacttcgagtgtaaactgtttgaataacttgattctgaacttgatgacgaataaaatgacaatcaacttcaatatgttttgtgcgttcatgaaacacgggattagcagcaatatgcatagcagcctgattatcacaaaagagagtcataggaagactacttggaaaacccaaatctgcgagcaaactcttaagccatattagttcacatgcactggatgccattgcacgatattcagcttcagcactagaacgagcaaccacatgttgttttttgctacgccaagaaacaagatttccaccaacaaacatacaatagccggaagtggactttcgatcaagggcatttccagcccaatcagaatcactatatcctgtaatccgtaagtgaccgtgcttagctagaactatgccacgaccaatagaacccttgagataacgtaagattcgtttgacaatgcccaaatggaaaagagtaggagcgtgcatgaactggctaacaagacttacaccataagcaatgtcaggtcgagtaatagtgagataaatgagcttaccaaccaaccgttggtaatcactaactccttgtaaaggttcactggctgtatcaagatttaatttgctatccagtggagtggatgctggctttgaattcatcatttcggtttcctctagcaaattaagaatatacttcctttgatttagaaataaacctttgctggaaactgccatttcaatgccaagaaagtaatttaaggaaccaagatccttaataggaaatcgagatcgaagagtggttttgagttgagaaatagcatcaatactattcccagcaataataagatcatcaacataaattaggaccaccactatagtattggaagaatgacgaatgaacaaggaagaatcagctgtactgcgagagaaaccaacctcttgaagaacggtacttaacttggcgtgccaagcacgcggagattgtttcaacccatagattgatttgtgtaggtgacaaaccaaGGAAGAATCTgaactctgtggatgtcctggaggtagtttcatatagacttcttcttcaagatccccatgaaggaaagcatttttgacgtccatttgactcatagaccatccacaatttacggcaactgagaggagagtacgcactgtattcatcttagcaacaggagcaaacgtctctttgtaatctacaccaaaggtttgagtaaatccctgggccacaaggcgagctttatgtctatcaatggtgccatccgagtgaaatttagttttatatacccagcggttccccactggttgttttccaggaggaagtttaacaacactccaagtttgattttcagcaagagcttgaagctcttcacccatagcttgtcgccatatttcctgagaatttgcttccttgaaattcttaggttcatgaacagtagaaatagcggtgagaaatgccacatgagctgaggaaagacgatgataagtgacatacttggagagaggatggcaggcagaaaaagtgacataatcttgaagttttgttggagggacgcgatttcgagtaggattccgtcgaaccaatgacggtgaaacctcatgattattagtggaagcaagcacatgcacatcttggagattctcgggctgttcgactggaggattttcaaccaaattttcagctagcacatttggaaggagttcagcttgtccagttggaggattttcagtggcctggtgcggaacaaactcagcaatattaggcttgtgaggaaccccttcagaaataatctcggatataggcaagggaaacacgtcctctaaatcatcttgagaatttgtataataaggtgttgcttcttcaaacataacatctctggagataaataatcttcgagaatcaggatgataacatttataccctttctgggtcgaagaataccccagaaaaatacacttagcagctcgggcatcaagcttatcacgatgagctgcttgtatatgcacaaagcaagtgcaaccaaatactttcaagtgagacacatcaatagttttcccctgcaaaacttcaaggggagatttaaaagacagcactcggctcggaagctgattaatgatataaactgctgctaatactccataagaccaaaaacacttttggaacatgcatgtgaagcatcaaagcacgagttttttccaacaagtctctatttttgcgttctgctactccgttctgttgaggagtaccaacacaactagtctgatgcacaatgccatgagaatataaatactgtgtcatatttttagacatgaattctgtgccattatcagaacgaagtgtttgaattttagaggaaaattgagtctgaacaagcatatgaaaatctttaaagatattcataacttcactttttgatctcaacaagtatacccaagtaacacgtgagaaatcatcaataaatgtaacaaagtatttaaaaccatcaattgattcaagagtaggtccccaaacatcggagtgaacaagttcaaacattctagtagttctagaagaagaagacacaaaaggtaatctagtagattttgacaaatggcaaatttcacaagaaaaataattggtatcaacatttggcaacaatttagtgagaatattatctgaaggatgtgctaaacgctgatgccagagaacatgatctgccgaggaagaaggaaaaaacgagacttgagtacttttgctaggttgaaaatttcctgagatgtagtaaagaccttgtagaaaaaatcctctaccaatgatcttcttagtgacaagatcttgaaaaagtacctcatgaggaagaaatataacacagcaatttaaagcttgagtgagttttctaaccgaaagtaacttgactggaaaagatggaacatataaagccattgaagtcacatctttagacaacaatttaagtttaccttcaccaagaacaggaacaccattcccattggcaattgacacatgggatggagtaaaaaaatttttgaagtcagacaaattggttaatttatttgtcatatgatcggtggcaccagaatcaacaatccaaaaataatGCATggtattaaattctatagcagtagagaatgcactgaaaataccttcaaagttgtcattggattgatgtcccgagtttgataagaacccagcaaacttaccaaggagggttgtggaattagagtgtcctataccagaagctccatgtattgaatttgaggtgtaatttactcttcccatctcctgaagataggttgcaaactcatttataagggaaattggatttgaggtataatttaccatatttccctgtaatgtttctacagcatgacctgctccgataccatgtagaaaaataggagcaattgtagagaagaatagaggcaatatttgatgtgtatgtatgttaatcaaattacaacctcatatatataaggatcaaacattacactttaagacaaatgttccataatttgatgagcaaattatgggacaaaggttccataatttgaggagcaaattatgggataaattatgccataatttgaggagcaaattatgccataatttgaggatttaatgtcaatataTATCGTGTTTGTGTAGTCCTGAGCCCCGATGGCCACCCTTTTCATGGAGAGTATTGTGTACTGAGTGTAGGCTAAGTGTTCTCTGTGCCAAGACTCAGAATTGCATGTAATTTATGAGGTCCTAGACATCAACATAAGGGAacaaaagctacactggcaAAAGAGGTTGATACCCAGCAGAAACAGAAAACCTCCACCCTTAATACAGAACAACAGACACAACCCTTCATCTCTTCGACCCCAGCATCACTCATGATCCCAAAAATACACCCATAAATAGCACATTTAGAAGCCTAACAAAGCACACTCAAACCCAACCACCCAAATtaggaaaatgataaagataccACAATAATATCCATCCTAAAAGCATCCAGCAGTGCGTGACGTACAGTCATTCAGTGCATGGTGACATCATATCAATAAATGAGTTGGATACTCAGTCTCCCATCACCAAGAGGTCATGAGTTTGAGTGGAGGGATTAACTGGTGCATAGGTGGACGTACTGTGTGTTAAGAAAAAATTACGAAATGGAAATGATTGCAAAATAGCAATTTATTGAACGAAACAATTCAACTCCCTGCGTGAAGACCTGATCATATGTATTATGATTAGGGTTGCTAGGAACGGTTgcaattcattcttctcaatGATAGATTTGTTTTATGAAATGAACCCATGCATTGCGTGGAAACCCGACTTGTTAACATTAGTTGACAAGTCAACACGCAGCCTAAAAAGGATTTAGCTCCAATTCTTGCGTGCATATcatgtatttattatttaaagagAGACGAGACAAAAGAACAAGTGATATAATAAAGTGAAACGATTCATCCTTCTCAATGATAGATTTGTTTTATGGAATAAACTTACGCATTGCGTGGGACCCGGACTTGTTAACGACAAGTCAACACGTAGCCTAAAAAGGTTTTAGCTCCAATTTTTGCGCAATATcatgtatttattatttaaagagGGACAAGACAAAAGAATATGTGATATAATAAAGTGAAACTttactactactactattattattattatgcgtcactagttggagtggtaaggatggtgtgtatcaccctgGTGATCAGGATTCGAATCTCCCCTCTCCCGTTTCAAAAAGATATATAGATATTGTTTGTTTATGGTAATACATATCAAAATTTCGCACAGATTAAGAAGTgtttatctatttatttatgataatgAGCATCTTTATTGGCCTTGAAGTACTTGATAGCTTGTCCTCTCTTAGGAGACCTTCAAACCCTAAAAACACAAAGGCAACAAACTTGGGTGATTAGCTTGTTTTCATGAAGCAAACAACATGCAATTGAAATGTTTGATGAAACTTATATGATCATATAATTTTTAAGGTCTCACTAATTGAATTCGATGTGGATTCTTCCGGCATCTGGGTCGGCAATCTGAGAGAAAGCCTCTTGAGAGAGATCAAGGGCCGATCCTTGACATCCAGGACAAAGATCCACAACTTTCACAGTGAAGCCATTGCCTCTGCAAGGTTGAGGTATACCTTGGTTTGTAGGACCAGTGCATCTGACATTGTACATCCTTCCACATGCAGCACCATCGTTGTATATTTTAGGACTTGCTGCTGCTATCATCACTCCTTGGTCTTCAAATCCATAACATGCCGATGCTGTTCCATTAACCAAAAATTAATACATgcttatcaaataaaaaaaattaatacataTCTTGAATTAGAATTCAATGACAATTTAATTGGTATGGAGACATGATAATATATACTTACGAACATATTCTGTGTAGAAAGTGGCGATACCGGGTCCAGCCGAAGCCATAGAGATGAGGCCTACCACTACAAGACCAACAACAACCAAAGCTTTCATGGAGATTGCCATTTCTAGCTCTTGCTTAGAGATTCTAAATAAACTAGTTTCTTCTCAATGTTTGTATCGGATTATGACCTACAATTGTGCGGTGTAATTTCCTATTTATAGGAGCAAACTGAGGGTGGCTAGCAGTCATAGCAAGTGACTATATGAACCACTTAAAACCGACCCGTACATCGAACCGTCAAGACTaaatgttcaattttttttcttcaaaattcaaTCGTTACAATGAAGGTTGAATCAcatgtttttaataaataataaaataataactatttttttacatataccccaaaaattttaaaaaaacaaaatgaaataccTACATGAAGTCATGAACAAGTTAATGGTCCAATAGATTCAATTATgtccaaacaaaaacaaaagaagatttGAATGCAAGatcaaaagaacaaataaacaacTTGTGGAATGTGAAAGTTGGCCAAACTTTCATTAAGCAATTCATGATCCAAATAGACAAATTATGAACCAAACACAAGCTCCAAACACAAAGTTGCAAATAAACAAAGTTCAAGTTCCAAACACAAAGTTTCAAAAGTCCAAATctaaacacaaacacaaagttGCAAATAAACAAAGTCCAAGTTCCAAACACAAAGTTCCAAGTTTCAAACACAAAGTTTCAAAAGTCCAAATCCAAACACATAGTATAGTAGCTAGAAATACAAGGATGTATCAGCAAAACCAAACCATTAATAATAGGGTCGTAAACCATCAAAACCGAAACCGAAATGATTGGTCGGTTTTTTATAATACAAAGTTGCACATTTCTCCATTAAAAACTGAACTGAACtgacaaaaaaccaaaaaaaattgataaaatcgACTGTTTGATCAGTTATTTTAATgccaaaaaaaccccaaaaaattGACCGAACCGACCGCAAACACCCCTAATTAATAAGGCAATTACCCAATCCCATCTACCTAATCCCATGTGTAGAGAGCTGATAACAAATGAATTGAACAAGACAAAGCATACTATGATCAAGTTGATCTTCTTTTCATTGTTATTTAGCATTAATTATGTAAAGTTCATATGATTATGTCAACGTCGGTGAACAAAGTTTCTATGGTTCTGATATGAAATCTATGTCTTTTTCTGCTTTTATGGTGGATTAAGAGGGTTGAGGAGAGGTAGATCGTCACTGTTCCCTGCGTCGTTTTGTgacttccttctcttttctctctgaGATCGTAAATTTGGTAACCAAAACTGAGTTCGCAAATTTTTGACCTCATTTGCGAACTCTGTTGGCTTCACAAAACCTCTGAAATGAATGTACATATAAATGGTTATGACAAAGTTCATATGATGACGACAACCTCGGTGAGTAAAGTTTCTATGGTTCTGATATGAGTTCCATGTCTTTTTCTGCTTTTATGGTGGATTAAGAGGGTTGAGGAGACGTAGATTGTCACTATTCATAGCCGTTGAACAACGGCTTTCTCCCTCTCGCGTTGTTTTGcaacttctttctctttcctctcCGAGATCGTAAATTTGGGAACGAAAACTGAGTTTGCAAATTTTTGACCCCATTTGCGAACTCTGTTGGCTTCACAAAACTTCTAAAatgaatatacatataaatgGTTACGAATATGCATATCTCCTTGAGATCTCTGTTGGAGTTGCCCTAACCTCTTATAATTCAATGGGAAACTTAAAGTctcacattgaaaaaaataagggAGTAAATGTCAAGTAATAAGAGAATACATTAACAAGTAAATGTGATAAGACTTAGATACGGATCCAACCCACGGGCGCAAAAGAGTAAGGAAAGAGGGGGAGTGTTATGAGTTGAATACCACATCAGTGGAGCATTGCCCAACCAAGTGGT
This genomic window from Tripterygium wilfordii isolate XIE 37 chromosome 9, ASM1340144v1, whole genome shotgun sequence contains:
- the LOC120006296 gene encoding haloacid dehalogenase-like hydrolase domain-containing protein 3 — encoded protein: MSLLSKLRCITLDVTGTLIAYKGELGDYYCMAAKSVGLPCPDYKRVHEGFKYAYTEMAREYPCFGHAAKMPNIVWWKTCVRNSFVGAGYDYDEETFEKVFRRIYASFGSSAPYSVFPDSRPFLSWLREKGLTVGLISNAEYRYKDVILPALGLNQGSEWDFGVFSGLEGIEKPDPKIYQIAIERAGNVAPEEVLHIGDSMRKDYVPAKSVGMHALLLDRFKTPDAKEWIKSGAIVLPDLVAVQEMLSSDKLTTDL
- the LOC120006298 gene encoding EG45-like domain containing protein, with translation MAISMKALVVVGLVVVGLISMASAGPGIATFYTEYVPSACYGFEDQGVMIAAASPKIYNDGAACGRMYNVRCTGPTNQGIPQPCRGNGFTVKVVDLCPGCQGSALDLSQEAFSQIADPDAGRIHIEFN